A stretch of Ipomoea triloba cultivar NCNSP0323 chromosome 11, ASM357664v1 DNA encodes these proteins:
- the LOC115995585 gene encoding uncharacterized protein LOC115995585: protein MLTGLVSATRRGFVGMAATVREIGTIVDHKKGRYECIYCGKVVSGLKRLKCHIGGVRGDVTPCLQVPEDVREMLRNELQEKRFGNAMRDVGELNEPNLPLKRNRQDKQDSDQNSGNVIASVFSKGQVDSPAEGSGVSDSSLSEAQKSIGRFFYETGVDFDAIKSPSFARMIKSIISPLNTMKIPTCNDLKGWILQDAVKEMQEYTSDIKSVWATTGCSILLDGWVDSRGRKLVNILVDCPKGTVYHQSFDISAIDGNVVAMEDFLDSVIDEVGADNVVQIVSYSTSTFMEDLGKRLNQKHKRIFWTVSASHCIELMLNKLAMMDAIKEILEKAKTITQFVYSNANVLKLARQFCSSDLIKPSKIKSIVPFLTLENMVMEDENLQKMFLSSGWKSLVCASTGEGQSIADLVADQTFWNGALTVLKVTIPLVKVLKLISGSNRPEIGSIYDTIDQAKETIRLEFQKKKSQYIQFWEAIDEIWNKYLHSPLHAAGYFLNPRLFYSDDFFADAEVSCGLCCCIVRMSANLSVQDLIMLQIDKYRMAKGDFGLGSAKLENIHPALWWSKYGEECPELQKMAVRILSQTCDGASKYNLKRTLAEALLTEGRNQIEQERLRDLAFVHYNLQLQNFKPNVLNHFSDEEIDPMDDWIVEKQQGTSIGNDEPMLIDLDSEDSAREGVV, encoded by the exons ATGCTCACTGGCCTTGTATCTGCGACTCGACGTG GTTTTGTGGGAATGGCTGCTACTGTCCGTGAAATTGGTACCATTGTGGATCATAAGAAGGGTAGATATGAATGCATCTATTGTGGCAAGGTTGTTAGTGGCCTCAAACGTCTTAAATGCCACATAGGAGGTGTCCGTGGAGATGTTACTCCGTGTTTGCAGGTTCCTGAAGATGTGAGGGAAATGCTGAGAAATGAGTTACAGGAGAAGAGATTTGGAAATGCAATGAGGGATGTTGGGGAGCTTAACGAGCCGAACCTTCCATTGAAGAGGAACCGGCAGGACAAACAAGATAGCGATCAAAATTCTGGCAACGTGATAGCTTCGGTCTTTTCCAAAGGACAAGTGGACTCACCGGCTGAAGGTAGTGGTGTCAGTGATTCATCATTAAGTGAAGCCCAGAAAAGTATTGGCAGATTCTTTTATGAAACAGGAGTTGACTTCGATGCAATTAAGTCACCTAGCTTCGCAAGGATGATAAAATCCATCATTAGCCCTTTGAATACAATGAAAATTCCAACTTGTAATGATTTGAAAGGGTGGATCCTTCAGGATGCGGTGAAAGAGATGCAAGAGTATACATCTGATATCAAGAGTGTATGGGCAACCACAGGGTGCAGCATCTTGTTAGACGGATGGGTAGATTCAAGGGGTCGGAAACTTGTTAATATCTTAGTAGATTGCCCAAAGGGCACAGTTTATCATCAATCCTTTGATATTTCAGCAATTGATGGTAATGTTGTCGCAATGGAAGATTTTTTGGATAGTGTTATTGACGAGGTTGGAGCTGATAATGTGGTTCAAATTGTCTCATACTCAACATCAACTTTCATGGAGGATTTAGGGAAGAGACTAAACCAAAAGCATAAGAGGATTTTTTGGACTGTAAGTGCTTCTCATTGTATAGAACTCATGTTAAACAAACTTGCAATGATGGATGCCATCAAGGAAATATTGGAGAAGGCAAAAACTATCACACAATTTGTTTACAGCAATGCAAATGTCTTGAAACTTGCAAGACAGTTTTGTTCTAGTGACTTAATTAAGCCTTCCAAGATAAAGTCAATAGTGCCATTCCTTACCCTGGAGAACATGGTCATGGAGGATGAAAACTTGCAAAAGATGTTTCTCTCATCGGGTTGGAAATCCTTAGTTTGTGCTTCTACTGGGGAGGGGCAAAGCATTGCTGACTTGGTGGCAGATCAAACTTTTTGGAATGGAGCTTTGACGGTCTTAAAGGTCACAATTCCCCTGGTGAAGGTTCTGAAATTGATCAGTGGTAGTAATAGGCCAGAAATTGGTTCTATATATGACACAATAGACCAGGCTAAGGAGACAATCAGGTTAGAATTCCAGAAGAAGAAATCCCAATACATACAATTCTGGGAAGCAATAGATGAAATTTGGAACAAGTATCTTCACAGCCCTCTCCATGCTGCAGGATACTTTTTGAACCCTAGGCTTTTCTATTCAGATGACTTCTTCGCTGATGCTGAAGTTTCATGTGGCCTCTGTTGCTGCATTGTTCGTATGTCAGCGAATCTTAGTGTTCAAGATTTGATAATGCTGCAGATTGACAAGTACCGGATGGCTAAGGGTGATTTTGGCTTAGGCAGTGCCAAGCTGGAAAATATTCATCCAG CACTTTGGTGGTCAAAGTATGGAGAAGAATGCCCTGAATTACAAAAGATGGCTGTCCGGATCCTGAGCCAGACCTGTGATGGGGCTTCAAAGTATAACCTAAAGAGGACATTGGCAGAGGCCTTGCTTACGGAAGGAAGAAACCAGATTGAGCAAGAGAGGCTGAGGGATTTGGCATTTGTTCATTACAATCtgcaattacaaaattttaagccAAATGTACTCAACCACTTCTCAGATGAGGAGATTGACCCCATGGATGATTGGATAGTGGAAAAACAACAGGGTACATCTATCGGGAATGATGAGCCAATGCTGATAGATTTGGATTCTGAAGATTCAGCTAGAGAAGGGGTCGTTTGA
- the LOC115997407 gene encoding organic cation/carnitine transporter 7 isoform X2: protein MDDESNAYTVEEALVTMGFGKFQVLVLIYAGMGWISEAMEMMLLSFVGPAVQSAWDLSPHEESLLTSMVFVGMLFGAYTWGIVSDNYGRRNGFFVTAMITAIAGLSSSLSANITVLIIMRCLVGVGLGGGPVLSSWFLEFIPAPNRGTWMVVFSAFWTIGTILEASLAWAVMPKLGWRWLLAFSSVPSSLLLLCYSFTIESPRYLCAKGRRDEALVILEKISRINGAKLPPGMLVSDREVAVEGNGSASEDRHLLSPKAEESVKSKPVEPATGWFSSLVMLLSPELAKSTLLLWTVFFGNAFSYYGLVLLTTQLNSSKNKCAASGVQSDAHEGVNYQDVLITSFAEIPGLLLSAATIDRLGRKLSMSSLFFICCVFLLPLVYPQSKVLTTGLLFGARTCITATFTIVYIYAPEVYPTSVRTTGFGIASSVARIGGIVCPLVAVGLIHGCHQTMAILLFEVVAFMSGVCVIFFPFETKGRELNDNVSRTKRENTLEIN, encoded by the exons ATGGACGATGAAAGCAATGCCTATACTGTGGAGGAAGCGCTTGTTACTATGGGCTTTGGAAAATTCCAAGTTCTTGTGCTCATATATGCTGGGATGGGTTGGATTTCTGAAGCCATGGAAATGATGCTTCTCTCTTTTGTAGGACCAGCCGTGCAGTCTGCATGGGATCTTTCTCCCCATGAAGAGAGCTTACTCACTAGTATGGTTTTTGTTGGAATGTTATTTGGAGCCTACACATGGGGCATTGTTTCAGACAATTATGGAAGGAG GAATGGATTTTTTGTGACAGCAATGATTACAGCAATAGCTGGTTTATCAAGTTCTTTGTCCGCAAATATAACAGTGCTGATTATCATGCGTTGTCTAGTTGGTGTTGGCTTAGGAGGAGGTCCTGTACTTTCGTCATGGTTCTTGGAGTTCATTCCTGCTCCAAATAGAGGCACTTGGATGGTAGTTTTTTCGGCTTTCTGGACGATTGGGACAATTTTAGAGGCTTCGCTTGCATGG GCTGTCATGCCAAAACTGGGCTGGAGATGGCTACTTGCGTTTTCTTCTGTACCCTCTTCATTGCTTCTTTTGTGCTACAGTTTCACCATTGAATCACCGAGGTATTTGTGTGCAAAGGGGAGACGAGACGAAGCATTAGTTATCCTGGAGAAAATATCGAGAATTAATGGAGCGAAACTGCCACCTGGAATGCTTGTTTCTGACAGAGAAGTTGCGGTGGAAGGTAATGGCTCTGCATCAGAAGATAGACATTTGCTGTCACCAAAGGCAGAAGAAAGTGTAAAATCTAAACCGGTGGAACCTGCCACAGGATGGTTTTCTTCACTGGTTATGCTTCTTTCACCCGAATTAGCTAAATCGACTCTCCTTTTGTGGACGGTTTTCTTTGGGAATGCGTTTTCTTATTATGGCCTGGTTCTGCTGACAACCCAGTTGAACAGCAGTAAAAATAAATGCGCTGCCTCGGGGGTGCAATCTGACGCTCACGAGGGTGTTAACTACCAAGACGTTTTAATCACTAGTTTTGCAG AAATCCCGGGACTTCTCCTCTCTGCTGCAACGATTGACAGGCTTGGTCGCAAACTCTCAATGTCATCCCTGTTCTTCATCTGCTGCGTTTTCCTTCTCCCGCTCGTGTACCCTCAATCCAAAGTCCTAACAACCGGACTCCTGTTTGGAGCTCGCACATGCATCACCGCCACCTTCACCATCGTTTACATATACGCTCCAGAG GTATACCCAACGTCTGTAAGAACCACCGGGTTTGGAATCGCGAGCTCGGTGGCAAGAATCGGGGGCATCGTGTGCCCGCTGGTTGCAGTAGGGTTGATCCATGGATGCCACCAGACTATGGCCATCTTGCTGTTTGAGGTTGTCGCCTTCATGTCTGGCGTTTGTGTCATCTTCTTCCCCTTCGAGACCAAGGGCCGTGAGCTGAACGACAATGTATCCAGAACTAAGCGAGAGAATACACTAGAG ATAAACTAA
- the LOC115997407 gene encoding organic cation/carnitine transporter 7 isoform X1 gives MDDESNAYTVEEALVTMGFGKFQVLVLIYAGMGWISEAMEMMLLSFVGPAVQSAWDLSPHEESLLTSMVFVGMLFGAYTWGIVSDNYGRRNGFFVTAMITAIAGLSSSLSANITVLIIMRCLVGVGLGGGPVLSSWFLEFIPAPNRGTWMVVFSAFWTIGTILEASLAWAVMPKLGWRWLLAFSSVPSSLLLLCYSFTIESPRYLCAKGRRDEALVILEKISRINGAKLPPGMLVSDREVAVEGNGSASEDRHLLSPKAEESVKSKPVEPATGWFSSLVMLLSPELAKSTLLLWTVFFGNAFSYYGLVLLTTQLNSSKNKCAASGVQSDAHEGVNYQDVLITSFAEIPGLLLSAATIDRLGRKLSMSSLFFICCVFLLPLVYPQSKVLTTGLLFGARTCITATFTIVYIYAPEVYPTSVRTTGFGIASSVARIGGIVCPLVAVGLIHGCHQTMAILLFEVVAFMSGVCVIFFPFETKGRELNDNVSRTKRENTLEIN, from the exons ATGGACGATGAAAGCAATGCCTATACTGTGGAGGAAGCGCTTGTTACTATGGGCTTTGGAAAATTCCAAGTTCTTGTGCTCATATATGCTGGGATGGGTTGGATTTCTGAAGCCATGGAAATGATGCTTCTCTCTTTTGTAGGACCAGCCGTGCAGTCTGCATGGGATCTTTCTCCCCATGAAGAGAGCTTACTCACTAGTATGGTTTTTGTTGGAATGTTATTTGGAGCCTACACATGGGGCATTGTTTCAGACAATTATGGAAGGAG GAATGGATTTTTTGTGACAGCAATGATTACAGCAATAGCTGGTTTATCAAGTTCTTTGTCCGCAAATATAACAGTGCTGATTATCATGCGTTGTCTAGTTGGTGTTGGCTTAGGAGGAGGTCCTGTACTTTCGTCATGGTTCTTGGAGTTCATTCCTGCTCCAAATAGAGGCACTTGGATGGTAGTTTTTTCGGCTTTCTGGACGATTGGGACAATTTTAGAGGCTTCGCTTGCATGG GCTGTCATGCCAAAACTGGGCTGGAGATGGCTACTTGCGTTTTCTTCTGTACCCTCTTCATTGCTTCTTTTGTGCTACAGTTTCACCATTGAATCACCGAGGTATTTGTGTGCAAAGGGGAGACGAGACGAAGCATTAGTTATCCTGGAGAAAATATCGAGAATTAATGGAGCGAAACTGCCACCTGGAATGCTTGTTTCTGACAGAGAAGTTGCGGTGGAAGGTAATGGCTCTGCATCAGAAGATAGACATTTGCTGTCACCAAAGGCAGAAGAAAGTGTAAAATCTAAACCGGTGGAACCTGCCACAGGATGGTTTTCTTCACTGGTTATGCTTCTTTCACCCGAATTAGCTAAATCGACTCTCCTTTTGTGGACGGTTTTCTTTGGGAATGCGTTTTCTTATTATGGCCTGGTTCTGCTGACAACCCAGTTGAACAGCAGTAAAAATAAATGCGCTGCCTCGGGGGTGCAATCTGACGCTCACGAGGGTGTTAACTACCAAGACGTTTTAATCACTAGTTTTGCAG AAATCCCGGGACTTCTCCTCTCTGCTGCAACGATTGACAGGCTTGGTCGCAAACTCTCAATGTCATCCCTGTTCTTCATCTGCTGCGTTTTCCTTCTCCCGCTCGTGTACCCTCAATCCAAAGTCCTAACAACCGGACTCCTGTTTGGAGCTCGCACATGCATCACCGCCACCTTCACCATCGTTTACATATACGCTCCAGAG GTATACCCAACGTCTGTAAGAACCACCGGGTTTGGAATCGCGAGCTCGGTGGCAAGAATCGGGGGCATCGTGTGCCCGCTGGTTGCAGTAGGGTTGATCCATGGATGCCACCAGACTATGGCCATCTTGCTGTTTGAGGTTGTCGCCTTCATGTCTGGCGTTTGTGTCATCTTCTTCCCCTTCGAGACCAAGGGCCGTGAGCTGAACGACAATGTATCCAGAACTAAGCGAGAGAATACACTAGAGATAAACTAA